Within Amycolatopsis sp. FDAARGOS 1241, the genomic segment GCCGTCGCCCGTGGTGCCGCCCGCCGAGACGATCGAGGAACTGGCCCGCCTGCTCAACTCCGGCGAGAAGGTCATGCTCTTCGCCGGGGCCGGCACGCGTGGCGCCCACGACGAGGTCATGGCGCTGGCCGGACGGCTCAACGCGCCCATCGGCCACTCGCTGGGCGGCAAGGAGTGGATCCAGTACGACAACCCGTTCGACGTCGGCATGAGCGGCCTGCTCGGTTACGGCGCCTGCTACGACGCGATGCACGCCGCCGACCGGATCGTATTGCTGGGCACTGACTTCCCGTACGACAACTTCCTCCCGCAGGCCCGCACCATCCAGGTCGACACCGACGTCGCGCGGCTGGGCCGCCGGACGCCGCTGGAGCTCGCGGTGCACGGCGACGTCAAGGAGACCATCAAGGCCGTGCTGCCCTTGCTGCGCCGGCGCACGGACCGGTCCTACCTGGACCGCATGCTGCGTGAGCACGTGCGCAAGCTGGAGAAGCGGGTGGCGGCGTACACCACCAAGATCGAGCACCGCCGCCCGATCCACCCGGAGTTCGCGGCGTCGATCCTCGACGAGGTCGCCGACGGCGACGCGGTGTTCACCGTGGACACCGGCATGGGCAACGTGTGGGCCGCGCGCTACCTCATACCCAACGGCCGCCGGCGCGTGCTCGGCTCGTTTCGCCACGGCAGCATGGCCAACGCGCTGCCGCACGCGATCGGGGCGCAGTTCGCCGAACCGGGCCGCCAGGTCGTGTCGATCTCCGGTGACGGCGGGCTGGCGATGCTCATGGGCGACCTGCTGACCCTGTCGGCCTACGACCTGCCGGTGAAGGTCGTGGTGTTCAACAACGCGACGCTGGGCATGGTGAAGCTGGAGATGCTCGTCGACGGCCTGCCCGACTTCGGCACCGACCACGCGCCGGTGAACTTCGCAGCGATCGCCCAGGCGTGCGGCATCCACGCGACGCGCGTCGAGGACCCTCGTGAGGTCCGCGAGGCACTGGCCAAGGCGTTCGTCCACCCCGGGCCCGCCGTGGTCGAGCTGGTGACCGACCCGAACGCCCTGTCGATCCCGCCGCACATCACCGGCGCCCAGGTGCGCGGCTTCGCGCTCGGCGCGAGCAAGACGGTGCTCACCGGCGGTGTCGGCAAGATGATCGAGCTGGCGCGCACCAACCTGCGCAACACGCCGGGGTTCTGAGAAGCCCCGTAGGCTGGCTCCGTGCGTGAGCTGGCTGGGCGGATGCGGGCGGTCGACCCCGGGGCCGGGGCCGCGTTGCAGGTGATCGCCCACTTCGACGCCCTGGTGGAGGCCCGCGCCGGGCTGGAAGCGACGGTGCGGGCCGCCGCCGTGCTCGCCGGCTGCCCCGCGGGTCTCGTCGTCCCGGGCCGGCGGCTGCGGGTGCGCGTGGAGCCCGACGGTCGGCGTGTGGCGGGCGAGCCGAGCGGGTTTTCGGTGCCGCTGCCCGGGTATCCGGGTGCGCTCGCCTGGGTGGAACGGTCCGTGCCGGAGCCCGGCCAGGCGGAGTTCGACCGGGTGCTCGCCGAGCGGCTGGCCACGACCGTCCGGATCGTGCTGGACCGCACCGGGCCCGGCGCGGCGAACGGCGATCCCGCCGCGGTGGAAGTTCTCGTCGACGCCGGCGCCGACGAGGACACCCGCGTCCGCGCGGCGCGCCGCGCGGGGCTGGCGGTGGACGGCGTCTTCACCGTCACGGTCAGCACCGGCGGCCCCCGTCCGCCCGGGGCGGCGCGGCTGGGCGACCTCGACGTCACCGTCGCACCGGCCGGCTCGCCCACCGGCGCACGATCGGCCGCCGGACTACGTGACCTGCCGTGGTCCTACGAGCAGGCGCGGCTCGCCTTCCGGCTGACCGCGGACGGTGAGCCCGGCTCGTCTCATGTGGACGCCGCCGCGCTGGGCGGCCTGCTGGCCCTCGCGGAAGGGTGTGACACCCAGGCGGCCGTCGCCGAAGTGACGCTGCTCGAGCGCGTCCTGGCCGCGCACCCATGGGCGCTCGAAACCCTGACCGCGGTCGCGGCGGAGCCGAGCCTGCGAGCGGCGGCGGCCGTCGTGCCCGTGCACCACTCGACGCTGCAGAGCCGTGTCGATCTGCTCACTGCGGAGCTCGGCTACGGCCCCGCCACCCCCGCCGGCCGGACCCGGCTGACGATCGCGCTGGCGCTGCGCCGGTTTCGCCGCACCCGCTGACCCGCCACGTGGCGGGGCGCGGCCGCCGCCTGACGGCTGCCGCGGCGAGCGGTCGGGCTCTACCGTCGCAGACGACGAACCGGCCAACACAGGAAGCAAACAGCGATGACGAAGGTGCACCCGCCGTTCGACCCGGAGATCGCCGCGGCGCTCGTGGCCGTGAACTCCGCGCTGCCGTCGTCCGTCACGCCGGACCTCATCGGACGTCTGCGCGAGCTGACGGCCGCGGGTCACACGATGAGCCTGGCCGAGATCCGCGAACACGCCGACGCCGAGGAGGTGGACGGCAACGGCGTGCCGTTGCTCGTACTGCGGCCGAAAGGCAGCGACCCGGCCGTGCCGCTGCCGGGGGTGTACTTCCTGCACGGCGGCGGCATGATGGCCGGCAACAACCGCACCGGCGCCGACTGGGCACTGGCTTGGCTGGCGGAGCTCCCGATGGTGGTGGTGAGCGCCGATTACCGGCTCGCGCCCGAGCACCCGCACCCGGCGCCCGTCGAGGACTGCTACACCGGGCTGACGTGGCTCGGCGACCACCTCGCCGAGCTGGGCATCGACCCGGACCGGCTCGTGGTCGCCGGCGGCGGACTCGCGGCCGCCACCGCGCTGCTCGCGCGCGACCGCGGCGGCCCGCGTCTGCGCGGCCAGCTGCTGGTGTGCCCGATGATCGACGACCGCGCGAGCACCCCCTCGAGCACGGAGCTGGTCGGCGAAGGCGTGTGGGATAGCGTCTCCAACGCCACCGGCTGGTCGGCCCTGCTGGGAGCCGCAGCCGGTGGCCCGGCCGTCTCGCCCTACGCGGCCCCGGCCCGAGCCACCGACCTTTCCGGGCTGCCGCCCGCGTTCCTCGAGGTCGGTTCCGTCGAGACGTTCCGCGACGAGGCCGTCGCCTACGCCTCGCGGCTGTGGCAGGCGGGCGGGCAGGCCGAGCTGCACGTGTGGCCCGGTGGCTGCCACGGGTTCGACGAGGTGGTGCCGCACGCCCCGATGGCGCGCGAGGCCCGGGCGAGCCGCGTCAACTGGCTGCGCCGCGTGCTCGCGGAGTGATCACCGGCGCGATTTCCGCGCCGCCCGCAGGAACTCCCGGTTGAGCGTGGTGATGCTCGTCAGCGGGATCCCCTTGGGGCAGGCGAGGGTGCACTCGCCGGTGTTGGTGCAGCCGCCGAACCCTTCGGCGTCCATGGCGTCGACCATGTCGAGCACGCGTTGCTCGCGTTCGGGCTGACCCTGGGGGAGGGCGTTGAGGTGGCTGACCTTGGCGGCGGTGAAGAGCATGGCCGAGCCGTTGGGGCAGGCCGCGACGCAGGCGCCGCAGCCGATGCACGTGGCGTTGTCGAAGGCGAGGTCGGCGTCGGGCTTCGGGACGGGGGTGGCGTGGGCGTCGGGGGCCGCGCCGGTGGGTGCGGTGATGTAACCGCCGGCCTGGACGATGCGGTCGAAGGCGGAGCGGTCGACGACGAGGTCCTTGATGACGGGGAAGCCCTCCGACCGCCAGGGTTCGACGTCGATGACGTCGCCGTCGGTGAAGGCCCGCATGTGCAGCTGGCAGGTCGTGGTGGTTTCGGGGCCGTGGGCCTGGCCGTTGATGACGACACCGCAGGAGCCGCAGATGCCTTCGCGGCAGTCGTGGTCGAAGGCGACCGGCTGTTCGCCGGCTTCTATGAGGCTCTGGTTGAGCGTGTCGAGCATTTCGAGGAACGACATGTCGGGGCTGACGCCGTCGACCGGGTAGTCGACGAGGTGCCCTTCGCTGTCGGGGCCGGGCTGGCGCCAGACGCGTACGGTGAGTTTCACGTGTAGCTCCGCTGGGTGGGGTGGACGTAGTCGAAGTTCAGGGGTTCCTTGTGCAGCACGGGTTTCTCGCCGTATTCCCAGGCGGAGACGTGCGCGAAGTTTTCGTCGTCGCGCTGGGCTTCGCCGTCGGGGGTCTGGTGTTCTTCGCGGAAGTGCCCGCCGCAGGATTCTTCGCGCACGAGCGCGTCGAGCAGGAGGAGCTCGGCCAGTTCGAGGAAGTCCGCGACGCGACCGGCTTTTTCGAGCTCCTGGTTGAGTTCGGCGCCCGTGCCGGGGATGCGCACGTCGCGCCAGAACTCGGCGCGCAGTTCGGGCACGCGGTCGAGGGCTTTGCGCAGGCCTTCGGCGGTGCGGGCCATGCCGCAGTGGTCCCACATCATCAGGCCGAGTTCGCGGTGGAAGGAGTCGACGCTGCGGGTGCCGTTGACCGCGAGCAGCCGGGTGATGCGGTCGGCCACCGCGGTCTCGGCCTGGGTGACGGCGGGGTCGTCGGGGGCGACCTCGTCGAGGCGGCCCTGGCCGAGGTAGTCGTTGAGCGTGGCGGGGAGCACGAAGTAGCCGTCGGCGAGGCCTTGCATGAGCGCGGACGCGCCGAGGCGGTTGGCGCCGTGGTCGGAGAAGTTGGCTTCGCCGATCACGAACAGGCCGGGGATGGTGCTCTGCAGATCGTAATCGACCCACAACCCGCCCATGGTGTAGTGGATGGCGGGGTAGATGCGCATCGGGACGTCGTACGGGTTTTCCGCGGTGATGCGCTGGTACATGTCGAAGAGGTTGCCGTATTTGGCTTCCACGGCCGCCCGGCCCATGCGGGAGATGGCGTCGGCGAAGTCGAGGTAGACGCCGAGCCCGCCG encodes:
- a CDS encoding pyruvate dehydrogenase, with the translated sequence MPTVAEQLVRTLRDAGVERIYGIVGDSLNPVVDAVRRIDGIEWVHVRHEEAAAFAAAAEAQTTGKLAVCAGSCGPGNLHLINGLFDAHRSGAPVLAIASHIPSAQIGTGFFQETHPEQLFTECSHYSELVSQPEQMPRMLRIAMQTAYGKGGVSVLTIPGDIADRKAVNTGVEKVQLVKPSPVVPPAETIEELARLLNSGEKVMLFAGAGTRGAHDEVMALAGRLNAPIGHSLGGKEWIQYDNPFDVGMSGLLGYGACYDAMHAADRIVLLGTDFPYDNFLPQARTIQVDTDVARLGRRTPLELAVHGDVKETIKAVLPLLRRRTDRSYLDRMLREHVRKLEKRVAAYTTKIEHRRPIHPEFAASILDEVADGDAVFTVDTGMGNVWAARYLIPNGRRRVLGSFRHGSMANALPHAIGAQFAEPGRQVVSISGDGGLAMLMGDLLTLSAYDLPVKVVVFNNATLGMVKLEMLVDGLPDFGTDHAPVNFAAIAQACGIHATRVEDPREVREALAKAFVHPGPAVVELVTDPNALSIPPHITGAQVRGFALGASKTVLTGGVGKMIELARTNLRNTPGF
- a CDS encoding PucR family transcriptional regulator, with product MRELAGRMRAVDPGAGAALQVIAHFDALVEARAGLEATVRAAAVLAGCPAGLVVPGRRLRVRVEPDGRRVAGEPSGFSVPLPGYPGALAWVERSVPEPGQAEFDRVLAERLATTVRIVLDRTGPGAANGDPAAVEVLVDAGADEDTRVRAARRAGLAVDGVFTVTVSTGGPRPPGAARLGDLDVTVAPAGSPTGARSAAGLRDLPWSYEQARLAFRLTADGEPGSSHVDAAALGGLLALAEGCDTQAAVAEVTLLERVLAAHPWALETLTAVAAEPSLRAAAAVVPVHHSTLQSRVDLLTAELGYGPATPAGRTRLTIALALRRFRRTR
- a CDS encoding alpha/beta hydrolase yields the protein MTKVHPPFDPEIAAALVAVNSALPSSVTPDLIGRLRELTAAGHTMSLAEIREHADAEEVDGNGVPLLVLRPKGSDPAVPLPGVYFLHGGGMMAGNNRTGADWALAWLAELPMVVVSADYRLAPEHPHPAPVEDCYTGLTWLGDHLAELGIDPDRLVVAGGGLAAATALLARDRGGPRLRGQLLVCPMIDDRASTPSSTELVGEGVWDSVSNATGWSALLGAAAGGPAVSPYAAPARATDLSGLPPAFLEVGSVETFRDEAVAYASRLWQAGGQAELHVWPGGCHGFDEVVPHAPMAREARASRVNWLRRVLAE
- a CDS encoding succinate dehydrogenase/fumarate reductase iron-sulfur subunit — translated: MKLTVRVWRQPGPDSEGHLVDYPVDGVSPDMSFLEMLDTLNQSLIEAGEQPVAFDHDCREGICGSCGVVINGQAHGPETTTTCQLHMRAFTDGDVIDVEPWRSEGFPVIKDLVVDRSAFDRIVQAGGYITAPTGAAPDAHATPVPKPDADLAFDNATCIGCGACVAACPNGSAMLFTAAKVSHLNALPQGQPEREQRVLDMVDAMDAEGFGGCTNTGECTLACPKGIPLTSITTLNREFLRAARKSRR